The genomic region TACTTTATACTTTATACATACAGTTTGGCGAATTTAacataccatttcaccctatagGTGTATGGTAAAAAAACTGAACCTTGGTGGGACAGGAAACTCCAGCAATTGAAAGACCAAAAACTCACAGCCTGGAATCCCttaaaaagaaacattaaTACGACAAACATTCTTATCTACAAGAAGACTAATGCCCTACTTAAACGCAAAATAATGATCGCAAAGCGAGTATCAGTATCAACCTTTACATTCGAAATAAGTCCACAATCTTCCACCTCCAAAATATGGTCAAATATAAGCCGATTCTGTGGTTTACAAACCAGACATGACAGTCACTGTTTCATAAACCCGAGCGACTCCACTCAAAATATAAGAGACAAAACTGAAATTACCAATATATTATGCTCCGTTTGTTCAAATTCAGCACGAGATGACAATTTTCACGCAACTTTTAATCAACACAAGGCAAACGCTAATACTAATGCGATTCACAAGTCATCTCCCATAGCCCAAAGCAAACATCACCATGATTGAACTGCCTCAATCCTCAATCAGTTGAAAGGAAAAACTCCAGGCAGAGATCGAATAAGTTATATAATGCTTAAGAGCCTACCCCCTAAGTAACTGCAAAGAATCCTAAACCTGTAGAACAGCATCCTTAATACCCATATCCCCCAACAATTTAAAGTCAATACCGTCATACCTATGCTCAAACCAAACACAGATAAAACCTCCGTCAATTCTTACCGCCCCATCTCACTCAATCCATGTTTATCTAAATTTCTTGATTAAATTGTGTCGAAAAGACTGTGGTGGCTAGCAACCAACTGCAAGTTACTAGACAATGGGTTTTAGAAAGGGGAAATCAATGTGTGATTCTCTAGCTCTGCTAGATTACCAGATCACTTCCTCTTTATCAAACTGTATCCACATATAGATTATCTCATTAAACTTCGCTAATGACATCTACAGAGTGCACTCCATTTTAGATGAACTAGTTGAATGAAAAATTGGTAAGATCACTAAGTACATTTGTAACGTCTCCTATTAAAGTATTTTAAtattcgtttttatttattagttgCAAGCGTATTTTGGTTTCTACATAAGCGGATTGCGGCttatttagtttagttttcatattttctacGAACGTTGCGTCTTCTATGGGGCAGAGACCGGAAAGAAAGGAACGGCAATTGACAGCTTACCAGGGTTGCCAAACCCAACGACATCAAGCAACCGAGTGGCCTTACTAAAGAGTTGATCCTTGGGCCGCCATATCATATGAAATATATCGCCAAGCAACTGTGAATGTAGGTgccaaatccaagaaccaTAAGCATTGGCCGGCTCGTGTTACCCAGACCGTGGGATCGCTGACCCAGCGATCGTGGCCACTGCTAATATTGCAGTTGTATCCGCTTACACTCTTGTCCGTGTTAACTCCTCCATCGCTTAAGTGGAGGCCGTCCCCGGACTTTTGTAGGTCAAGAAACTTCTGCAGAGTTGTCGCTGACTCGCGTCTTTCGTGTCTGCGAACGATCAGATAGATGCCGAACCAAATTGGAATTACCCCACTAGTGATGCTGTTCATATTAGCTTTGAGCGTAGTCTGGTTATATGTCGGAGGTTGTTGATGCTCAGTTCGTGGAGGAAAGGCCGGTACTTccaaaatgttaatttgtGACACCATTGGTTTCTTTCTGAGGACATCATATTTGTTGACAAACGTTGTTTGGTTGATGGTAATGTTGTCGCTAAATGTCACCAGGTAGGTTCCGTTCACCCCTTTTTTGTTGGCGACTTCGTCTATGATGTCCATGATGGTGATTAATTGTTCCAGATGGCCTGGTCGGGAGCTACAATGGGCTTGAGTTCCGGCCACTAGTTTTTGTGTGCAGCCATTTGTGGGCGATCTTTTGCAGAATGTTGTGGTTAGCGCCATTTGACAACCCTCCACTGAGAATAGCTCCATACCACAATCAGCAACTTCGTTTCTGTTATTGAAATCGAATATATAAAGGCTGATTTTTTTACAGACAGATTCTGGGTGAGGATATTTgatttaaaagtaaaaattgttaaaattttgaaaaaccttAATACTACCTACATCTAATAAATCTGACACACTAATACTGGTGAGATTTTTGTTGGTCATTTCATTAACATCCAAGTCATCGAGTATTATTGGGTTCAATAAATTCGCTTTTGCTAAGAATGTAGTGGGAATTAAATTTTCGAGGTCTAAAATGACAAATTCTGTTCTTTGCTAAGATGGTTTCATAGAAGTGTTCGTGGTTGACATTTTCTGGTTCgcttatttggtttttggaaTTTGATATTGCATTCAGTTTCTCTTGtaatttgttgttaatttcGCCTTGTTTATTTTCTGACCCTATTAATTGATGTTGTTTAAACTCTATCTGTTTCCAGTCGACAAAGTCAGGAGTTCCAGCTACTACTTTCAGAGCAGCCTAAAATAATTAAGCTTCTAGCGCCTCTGTGATGAACAGTATTCGTTTCTATTAGCGTGTCGATTTTACTAATGGTCATTGTCGCATGTGTCCCCAGTACTATTAGTATAAAGTCCGTTATGTAATTTtggatattataaaatatttttatacccttgcagagggtattataaaattggtcagatgtttgtaacgcacagaaggagacgtttccgatctcataaattatacatattcattcttgatcagcatgagaagctgagtcgatatagccatgtccgtctgtccgtccgtgcgtatgcgttttactcagccatcttactCAGgctgaagtttttttttgttttttattatctggAGCAGATCAAGTATGAAAAGTTTCAGGAaattcccaaaatttgaatctgatcggataagtagaacacaagttagagtcgatataaatcggttcaagcgctgccggcagcgctgcttgctgcctactacgtcatcatcaaaacaacagagcacatgcatacacacacagacgcaacgctacatgaactgtatgtgtatgcgtgccgtgctttgcttagggaatgatggaagaagaagaaaaaattcgagagtaataatgttttctttatgtattGATGAATTAGTATTGATAAATATTGAtggttgcagggaaagaaatttcaaaatgtaaaaatattattgccaaggactgcaagggtatatgtataaacttcggcattgcCCAAGTCAGCTTCTTTGATCATTATTACTCTAATAGTTGTAAAAGTGTGCAAACgtaattcttaaaaaaaatgaagtaagtaagtcgtctcgccgacttaggtataccatacaccagtaaagcaaatatttcaactttattaaataaatgcattttcacatgcttcttacaagcatatcttagtatctcgctcactcaatcatacgagcaccctagcgcccccaccagccaacggccaactccggccttatggaaaaacgtttatatgcataactcgactgttttctgtccgattttgatcaaatttggtattttgctagatattagtattaaatttaagtgtgccaaatttggttgcataaggtaagaaaatacgggagataatcaagtttttcaaattacgggggcggaaaagggcgtggcaaattttttatacgtacaaaatgtgtgcatttactaagcgaatatacatactaaatatGGTGtttctagctggaatagtttttgagataaacgctttttttaaattgcgggggcggaaaggggcgtggcaaaaatttgaaataaacttgatcactctacatactacacgagcctacataccaaatttggtggctctagctcttacagtctccgagatctaggtgttcatacggacagacggacagacggacggacggacagacggacggacagacggacatggctagatcgactcggttgttgatcctgatcaagaatatatatactttgtggggtcggagatgcttccttctgcctgttacatacattttggcgactttaatataccatttcaccctatgggtgtatggtataaaaacaattttaaaaggtTTTATTGCAAAACTTGTTTCGTGATTTCCTGGCTGCCCTGTTGTGTTCGGTcactaaaatttattttgttctgCTTTGTCTGGTACATCTGTGATGATGTGTTTGCAATACCAGAATTTAGACTAAGAGCAAGAGCTGGCAGTTTGCAGTGTATTGCGGTTACCACTTCAGCATTTATTACCTCTTGTAGCGTCTGTAAAAGTGAATCATAGTTTAATGCGGGTATTATGTGCCTGGTCTTACTATGAAAGAGGACGAATGTCGTAACCGAGGGGAACTCTGCTTCTTCAATCacgatttgattttgaatacAATTTAAGGGTTTATCGGATACATAAATAGTGTAGGTCAGAGTCTCTTTGCTATGGCAGGTTGCCCTATCGGACTCTGATTTTATATCTGGTATTTCGAAGGCGTTAATGTGCTGACGTAAAAGGGCGTCTGCTACAAAATTTTGCTTCCGTGGTTTGTAAATCATCTTTGCGCCATATCCGTCAATATATGCCTTCCAGCATATATACTTCGCATTTTTATCTAATACAGCGAAGGTTAACGGCTGATGGATATGTTTAAGTCTCTTACCGTATTGAGGTAGTTTCTCAAATTTTTTAGTGACCGCACTGTGGCAAGAAGTTCTCTTTCGTTGGTCGCAAAATTTCTTTCGTTATTAAGCAATTTACAGGAATTTACGGGAAGCGCCTAGCCCATGATCAAATGCGTCTTTGGTAAGATCGAATGGTTGTCGATAATTTAGGTAAGTTAAAAAAGTTTCCTCCGATGCTTGGAGTATGTCCGGAGTTGTTCTGAAGTAAaatcgatttttatttttcgagGCATGTTTTTCctaacttttccattttcgcCCTTTAGAATATCTGTGAGGGGACCTGCGATTTTCGCAAAGTCTCTAATAAAGCAGCGATAATAGCTGAAAGACCAAGAAATAATCTGCGATCGAAAAGTGTACTTGgcgttaaaaaatattttattgcttgAACTTTTTCGGGTGAAATCGTAATACCATCCCTAGATACGATAAATCCCACATATtccacactttttttttaaaaattttgagttttcttgTGATACTCGCATCCTTGCGTCCTGAAGACTTTTAAGGACCCATTCAATGTCCCTAACATGATCTTCTTTCGTTtcggaaaaaataataacatcgtCTATGTAGACGTAGCATGTTCTACTTATCTTTTCCCTAAGGACGTCATCGATGGCCCTCTGGAAGACACTGGGAGCATTTTTGAGACCGAAGGGAAGTCTGTAGAATTCATACTTCCCATTATTGACAGAAAAAGCAGTTTTCTCCCTGTCTTTTTCTGCTAGTGTTATTTGATGAAATCGCGATTTAAGGTCCAATGTTGTAAAATACTGGACCTTTACTATGTTTGACACGATTGTTGAAATCATTATCATCTGTAGTATTTTGATTTAGTTTCCTAAAGTCAATTACTAGCCTCTTTTTAGGAAAGCCGTTTTCATCCGTCCCTTTTTTATCGATCACCCAGTTCGGATTATTATAGGGAGATTCTgaggaaaaaaattattagaCTAAGATCCATTTTTTGTAATTGTTGAGGAACGGTTGCTGAattcttaaacttaaatttatttgaatgtaaacgatctttgtattttattatttttaactttaagttGCATGGTCACACCGTTTTGGCTGATGCAATAGGTAGCGTGTGGTGAAAACGAGAAAATGTATGTTGAGTTAGTTAATTGCTTATTGTCAACAGAGACCAACACATGGAATAAAACGCAAACCTATGTTTATTATACAAAACGAACCagcaaagttaatttatgaatCATCATaaatttggtccttcgagccggatttGGATTCTGTTGGGATAAGCAATTTTACTCAAGTTAAGATGGAAAAACTAAAGGCAACACGCACCAAGTTAAAGTCCAGCCTCACGCGGCTGCTGACACTTTCGGAGAATCCGCCTGAAAACTGCACAGCGGATGTGGTGGATACTATGATGACCAGACTCGACAACGTGTGGAAGGAGTTTGATCGGTCCACTGATGATATGTTTGAATTTCAAGAATCGCAAGGTTACGTCGACCCCATGGGTGACTACGGAGATTATGAGATGAAGTACTTAACTGCACAACTGCACTTAAAGGAACTGGGAAAATTGGttaacccagtaaaagcaacTAAGGTCGTGGACTCCAGTGAGGGAGTCAACGAAGTAGTGTCGCAGATACTACACAAGCAGATGGAACTTCAACGGGAGTTTTATGAAAGCATGACAGTAAGTGGAGCTGCCTGTTCGGCGTTAGGGGGACAGGTCCAGCTGCCCAAATTACACATCAAGCCTTTTGGTGGCGACTACCTGGAGTGGCCAGCCTTTAAGGATTTATACGAGAGTACCATTCACAACAGGGTGAATCTGGATAAAGCTCAGAAGTTTCAATATCTCAAGTCTTTTCTCTGTGATGAGGCTGCAAGTTTAATAAATCATTTGCCGTTAACAGGAGCGGCGTACGAAACGGCTTGGGCAGGCCTAATGGAACGTTATGATCGACCTCGTCATGTCGTTAACTCGCTGTTGGATAATTTTAGACGTCTACCATCAACAAGGGTGACAGATGTAACCATTCTACGAAAGATTGCCGATGGGGCGAGTGAAGTTGTACGTGGCCTAGATGCACTTGGCCAAACTAATCGCGACTGCTGGGTGATCTATTTTCTACTGGATAAAATTGATGCAGAGTCTCAATGCAAGTGGGTGTCCTACAGCCGTGAGGGGACATCTCCAACCATTAAGGATTTTCTTAGATTTCTCGGAGAACGTTGCGATGAGTTCGAATTAAGCCGCTGCGAACAAGTCGCACAATCAAACGTTAAGAAATATACTCGGATACTGATTTCCACAGACTCAAGAGGGTGTCTTAAATGTGAGTCTAAGGAGCATAACGTATACAACTGTGACCAGTTCTTGGCCCTCTCCGTGGAAAGGCGCTACTCATTTGCTAAGGAGAAACGTTTGTGTTTCAGTTGTTTAAGGCCTGACCATGGTATTTCAAGATGTGAATCCAAGTATAGATGCAAACATTGTCAGGACAAACACCACACGCTGTTACATCGCCAAGTCGAAGAAAAGAGCATTAATCCCACAGTAGCCATGATTGCCGAAACTAAGCAAGGAAAGGAAGCTCAATCTATAGAATCACAGAGTTATTTAGCACGTTCTGCGGTAAATCTACAGCCGCGAGGAAAACCAAGGAGTGTATTGCCCACAGCTCTAGTTTTGGCATTAAATTCAAAGGGATCATACACCACTTGTCGTGTTCTCTTTGATAGTGGATCAGAACTATCATACATATCGGAGCTTTGCATGCGATCACTGGGCCTCTTACGCTCACCATCTCGAATACTTGTCTCAGGAATTTCGTCAATCAAGGCCGATACTACAAGAGGGGTCAGCGCAGTACATTTGAAATCAAGGTTCTCGAAGCATACACTAGATATTACAGCTCATGTTTTAGGTAAGATAACCACTCTATTGCCAAAGGATGAAGTCGACCCGGCCGTTTTGAAAGTTTTCGATGGGTTAGAACTGGCTGATCTACCGGAAACCAACGTTAAGCATGTGGACATTTTGTTGGGTAGCGACTACGTGTGGTCCGCATTCACAGGAGAGAAGGTATTAGATAAGCATGgaaatataattgcaatatCCACAATATTCGGGTGGGTGGTCACCTCAATTGCAGCTAAACAAGGATCAAATACAACATCTCTGTTATCAACCATCGAAATAAATACATCGCTCCAAAGGTTTTGGGAATTGGAAGAATTAAGTGGCAGTTTGCCGCCGACTGCTGATGATTTAAAGGTCGAGAATCATTTTCGCTCTACACACTTTCGTGACTCAAATGGGAGGTATAGTGTTGAGCTTCCATTTAAGAACTCGGATGTTAAGTTTGCAGATACTCTTCAGGGAGCAACATCACGATTTTATTCAGTAGAACGTCGACTTCAGAAAGATAAAAGGTTAAAGGAAGAGTACACCAAGTTCATGCGCGAATATATTGCTTTGGGACACATGCGCATCCTTGATGAGTCAGAGAAGACGAGTGCACCTAAAGAACACATGTTCTATATGCCTCACCATCCGGTTATTGGTACGAAATTGAGAATTGTATTTGATGGATCTTATACAGATAAGAGTGGCAGATCACTAAACGATGAGTTACTAGTGGGCCCAAGTATTCAGCGTAACCTAATGGATGTGTGTTTACGCTTTCGACTTtataagtttgttttttgcgcagacatcattaaaatgtttaGGCAAATATGGATTTCTGAAAATCACCGAAATTATCAACGAATTGTATGGAGAGAAAACCCAACTGAAGAGCTGCAACATTACCAGCTTTGTACTGTAACTTATGGGACAGCCTGTGCACCGTTTTTAGCTGTACGTGTGTTAGAACAACTTGCCATCGATCTAAAGCATAAATATCCAACAGCTGCCAAGATTCTATTGGAAGATTTCTATGTGGACGATGTCCTGACCGGAGCAAACACGGAAGATCAACTTATACGTAACAAGGATGAACTTATTCAACTATTAGGTCGCGCACAGCTGGAGCTTGGGAAATGGGTATCCAATACCCACGGAATCGGCTCTttagaagaagcagcagcgaCAAGTGTGACTGGAGATGCCTCCTCCGTCAAGGTATTAGGAATACATTGGGAACCAAAGTCTGACATCTTCACATATGGTATAAGGTTGAGCGAATGCACAGAAAGTTCAAAAAGACAAGTATTATCAGACGTATCACGCATATTTGACCCGCTTGGTCTACTGGCGCCGGTCATTGTTCAATTCAAGATCCTTTTCCAAGAGCTCTGGCTTCTTAATCTAGATTGGGATTCACCGCTTCCAACCAAGCTGGCAGACCGATGGCGTAAGTATCGCGAAGACATTATCAACATAAGGCAGTTAAAGATACGGCGTCATATTGGGTATGTCGGCAGACGAATAGAGTTCCACGCCTTCTCAGACGCCTCAATAAAAGCATACGCAGCAGTCGTATACTCTCGGATCGTGAACCAGGATGGCAGCATAGAGGTTTCACTGATTGCAGCGAAAACACGGGTCGCTCCACTTAAGCAGCAATCGCTCCCTCGTTTGGAATTATGTGGCGCACTTCTGCTAAGTCGGCTGATCGCATCAATTAAATTAGCTTGGAAGGATCTAGAAAGCACCGTATATGCTTGGTGTGATTCGACAATTGTGTTGGCATGGTTGAACCACTTGCCAGCTAGTTTAAAGACGTTCATTGGCAATCGTACTGCCGAGATATTGGAAGTAATACCAAGGGACTCGTGGCGCCATGTTAATACCAAGCAGAACCCCGCAGACTGCGCTTCTAGAGGAATGCTGGCTGAGGACTTACTCCCGTTTACTCTCTGGTGGAAGGGTCCCGACTGGCTGGCTGAGACACATCTTAACTTAGGTAACGAAGATGATATACAAATCTCTAACTTAATTTCAGAAGACGAGTACCGAAAAGAGTTGAAGGCTACAGTATTAGTTACTCTCGCGGAAACCATGAACGAGTCATCTCCCCTCGAAGAACTCATTGGTCGTGTTTCTTCCTGGCCGAGACTTGTGCGCATTGTGGCATATATTTTACGATTCATCAGACACATGAAAAACCCCCAAGAAAAGTCAGACAATTTCGCCGTAACCTATGACGAGTACAAGGCAGCCAGGAACCTATGTTTGCAGCAAGCTCAAGACGAATGGTATAAAGAACGAAAAGCGCTACGAAATGAAGGATGCGTACCAAAAGGCTCTAAGCTGTGTACCCTGACGCCGATTTTAGATGACAATGGGCTTCTACGTGTAGGAGGTCGACTCAATAATTCAGAGTTATCATATTCAGCCAAGCATCCGCTCATCTTGCCGAGGAAGCATCGCATATCTCACCTAATTTTGGAACACGAGCATCAACATAATCTACACCCAGGAGTTTCGGCCCTCTTTGTCATCGTTCGTCAACGTTTCTGGATAATGGGAGCCAGAAATCTGATTCGTAAAGTTACTCACAACTGTATAAAATGCTTCAGACAGCGAGCACATACCAGCAACCAACTAATGGCCGCACTACCGGCAGTGAGAGTTCGGCAAGCATTTCCGTTCGAAAATACAGGTTGTGATTATGCTGGCCCAATCATGATGAAGACACACAAAGGAAGGACCGCTCGAAAGGAAAAGGGATACATATGTCTCTTCGTATGCATGGCAACCTCAGCTTTACACTTGGAGCTGGCAACAGACCTTAGCACTGATACATTTTTGGCTGCTCTTAGACGTTTCATTTCACGGCGAGGCAAATGTGTGACAATGTTCAGCGACAATGGACGAAATTTTGTGGGAGCCAAAAGAAGTCTTAACGAAATGGAACAATTAGTTCAATCCCAGCTGCACAATAACAAGATAGCAGAGGCGTTATCGATCGAAGGCATCAACTGGAAGTTCATACCGCCACATGCGCCCCACTGGGGAGGCAAATGGGAATCGGGTGTGCGCTCTGTGAAGCTTCATTTACACCGAGTAATCGGCCACGCCGTTCTTACATTCGAACAAATGCATACGTTGTTAACACAGGTGGAAGCGGTGATCAACTCAAGGCCTCTTTGTGCCACTTCCGATACAGAGGTTGGATATCTCTCGCCCGCTCACATGTTGATCGGTCGTCCTTATACCACAGTGCCAGATGGAGATTTGGACCAAGTGCCGGCAAACCGATTGGATTACTGGCAGCAATCTCAGGCCATGTTACAAGGCTTTTGGAAAAGGTGGCATCTTGAGTACCTTACGTCGTTGCAGCAAAGGCCAAAATGGTTAATGAAATCGGCAAACCCGAGGCCTGATGATCTCGTTCTAGTAAAGGATTCTCATACTCCTCCGGCTTCTTGGATCCTGGCCCGCATTATCGAGACGATTCCTGGCCCAGACGGTCTAGTACGAGCCCTTAAGTTAAAGACAGCTACAGGAGAGATGACCCGTCCCATAACCAAGGTGGCTCCCCTGCCAGTTTCAGAAACATTGTTTCAGGGCCCGGCGGTATGTTGAGGAACGGTTGCTGAattcttaaacttaaatttatttgaatgtaaacgatctttgtattttattatttttaactttaagttGCATGGTCACACCGTTTTGGCTGATGCAATAGGTAGCGTGTGGTGAAAACGAGAAAATGTATGTTGAGTTAGTTAATTGCTTATTGTCAACAGAGACCAACACATGGAATAAAACGCAAACCTATGTTTATTATACAAAACGAACCagcaaagttaatttatgaatCATCAGTAATTATGTGGTTGTTTAATAGATCGATAGTTGCTCCAACCTTTTTTAAGAGGTCAAAACCAATTTTGCCGTCTCAATCATCTgggatatatataaaaaaaatgtgtgcTTTAAGACCGAAAATATGCATTGGACATTTTTCTGTTACTTTTAAGGTCCCATGTATGGATCGGacattaaattgtttttctttgtcattattgttttattattgaGTAGGGTCAAAGTTTTTTCTGCTCCCCTGTCGTAGGGTTCCCAGTTTTTGCTAAATAACGAGAATGGACGTTTTGTCTGCGTAGGTGAAGTCTATCCGAGCTTTATAGCGATTATTCGCATCGACATTTTTAACAGTATTATACGTCACCAGAGTGGAACTAGCGGCACTTTTTACTTTATTCCTAATTATGCCTACTACTTGGTAGTTGGAGGAGCTGCCCCCATAAGGTCGAATTAGCTCATATGGGAATGAAGCTGCGGAGCCCCATGAAATATACTCGTTTTGATTGGCATCGAAATCTGGCAAGGATCTAACGGTATCTAATGATTCCCTACACTCTATTCCTGGGATGATTTCGGCATTCCAATATAGCTCCACCTCAATTGCGACTGGTCTTAAATTTTCTAACTGAGTCCTTAAAGACTCCATTTCTTGGCTTAACTGTTGTGTGAAAGTAGACTGCATCTGTGCAGCTTGGTGATCAAGCGCAGTCTGCACTGCCACTTGTACTATTTTCATCACCTCCTCTGTTGTTGGCATTTTGTACGTTTCTTTCACTTGCTCACTTTTGCCTCCTATAACCTTTAGTAAATCCTCGTCACTACTATCACTATTTTTCTGACTATGCCAGCACATGAACACACCGAAACAAATATTGTTTAATagtataaattgtttttataatggTTGGTGCaaaagttttagttttaaaactTATTAAAACAGAGCATGTCCACCTCAACGTTTTAGTTATCTAGCCAATGCCAAGCGAATCATTGAGTTTTCAAGAATCCAAGattaatttattcaaacaacaaaaatctcacttacatttttatttttttgctgatGATTTTTCTATGCCCTGTTGTTACTGAATTGTTGAAGGCTGTATTTGGTGGGTTTTTCCTTGTTGGTTGTGGCTACTTCTCGTCTTACAAATAGTTTCTTAGCCGCTGCCGTCACCAGTCCAGCGACGTTAccttgttgttattttttatacccttgcagaaggtattataaaattggtcagatgtttgtaacgcacagaaggagacgtttccgaccccataaagtatatatgttcttgatcagcatgagttgatatagccatgtccgtctgtccgttcgttcgtccgtctgtgcatatgcgttttactcagccgtcttaagagctatcgggctgaaattcattggttgaattcaaaatatgaactgattttatttacaaaagtgttgtgtatataaatgaactcTTAGATtctaggcgacaattgttcttaaaaatacttattctaataaCCCACGCTTTCGAGGGTTGAAAATATATCtggtatatataatttttcttccgCAGTTTTCAATTCACCTCCaatgtgaggtcctgccggggaccataaatttatttcttgagttttgttgttgagtgTGCTTGGCATTGtgttgtatttattttgcCATTTACTTTTCTTGTTCTCCCAACATTGTTTAGAACCTGTGacatctattgttgttgccactacagATTTGTTCTGATTTGATTTGGTGCATCCCGAGACGATCTAACCTAATTGAGTATTTTGGCCTAGCAGGCCATCAATCTTTGTGATTCCCCCTTTAAAGATTTGGGTATATACGTTTACCCCCATTATTATATCAACTTTAcccggtttattaaaggtaggatcagctagcacgtaagtttgccaaCACAATTGGCAACAACATTGCATCCACCTTAAGATGTCTTTTCCAGGGATTTCTGGATGCTTTTGAGGAGAAGAAATACTGTACTGGAGTATGTCTAGATGTGAAACAAGCATTCGAGAAGGTCTGGCACAC from Drosophila willistoni isolate 14030-0811.24 unplaced genomic scaffold, UCI_dwil_1.1 Seg169, whole genome shotgun sequence harbors:
- the LOC124460998 gene encoding uncharacterized protein LOC124460998, coding for MEKLKATRTKLKSSLTRLLTLSENPPENCTADVVDTMMTRLDNVWKEFDRSTDDMFEFQESQGYVDPMGDYGDYEMKYLTAQLHLKELGKLVNPVKATKVVDSSEGVNEVVSQILHKQMELQREFYESMTVSGAACSALGGQVQLPKLHIKPFGGDYLEWPAFKDLYESTIHNRVNLDKAQKFQYLKSFLCDEAASLINHLPLTGAAYETAWAGLMERYDRPRHVVNSLLDNFRRLPSTRVTDVTILRKIADGASEVVRGLDALGQTNRDCWVIYFLLDKIDAESQCKWVSYSRKITTLLPKDEVDPAVLKVFDGLELADLPETNVKHVDILLGSDYVWSAFTGEKVLDKHGNIIAISTIFGFWELEELSGSLPPTADDLKVENHFRSTHFRDSNGRYSVELPFKNSDVKFADTLQGATSRFYSVERRLQKDKRLKEEYTKFMREYIALGHMRILDESEKTSAPKEHMFYMPHHPVIAAKILLEDFYVDDVLTGANTEDQLIRNKDELIQLLGRAQLELGKWVSNTHGIGSLEEAAATSVTGDASSVKVLGIHWEPKSDIFTYGIRLSECTESSKRQVLSDVSRIFDPLGLLAPVIVQFKILFQELWLLNLDWDSPLPTKLADRWRKYREDIINIRQLKIRRHIGYVGRRIEFHAFSDASIKAYAAVVYSRIVNQDGSIEVSLIAAKTRVAPLKQQSLPRLELCGALLLSRLIASIKLAWKDLESTVYAWCDSTIVLAWLNHLPASLKTFIGNRTAEILEVIPRDSWRHVNTKQNPADCASRGMLAEDLLPFTLWWKGPDWLAETHLNLGNEDDIQISNLISEDEYRKELKATVLVTLAETMNESSPLEELIGRVSSWPRLVRIVAYILRFIRHMKNPQEKSDNFAVTYDEYKAARNLCLQQAQDEWYKERKALRNEGCVPKGSKLCTLTPILDDNGLLRVGGRLNNSELSYSAKHPLILPRKHRISHLILEHEHQHNLHPGVSALFVIVRQRFWIMGARNLIRKVTHNCIKCFRQRAHTSNQLMAALPAVRVRQAFPFENTGCDYAGPIMMKTHKGRTARKEKGYICLFVCMATSALHLELATDLSTDTFLAALRRFISRRGKCVTMFSDNGRNFVGAKRSLNEMEQLVQSQLHNNKIAEALSIEGINWKFIPPHAPHWGGKWESGVRSVKLHLHRVIGHAVLTFEQMHTLLTQVEAVINSRPLCATSDTEVGYLSPAHMLIGRPYTTVPDGDLDQVPANRLDYWQQSQAMLQGFWKRWHLEYLTSLQQRPKWLMKSANPRPDDLVLVKDSHTPPASWILARIIETIPGPDGLVRALKLKTATGEMTRPITKVAPLPVSETLFQGPALHGHTVLADAIENRSFYVKCGDENSVIKDVRAGVPQGSVLGPVLYTLYTADMPILNDPKLLTATYADDTAFMATKASATGG